Proteins encoded together in one Juglans regia cultivar Chandler chromosome 9, Walnut 2.0, whole genome shotgun sequence window:
- the LOC108982251 gene encoding syntaxin-22-like — protein MSFRDLEAGRPSALRRNRINGKQDSTQAVASGIFQINTAVSTFQRLVNTLGTPKDTPELREKLHKTRLHIGQLVKDTSAKLKQASEIDHHAEVNASKKVADAKLAKDFQAVLKEFQKAQRLAAERETAYTAFSPQAILPSSYTTSEIDASSDKSPEQRALLVESRRQEVLLLDNEIAFNEAVIEEREQGIQEIQNQIGEVNEIFKDLAVLVHEQGAMIDDIGSNIESSQAATSQGKSQLVKASKTQRSNSSLACLLLVIFGIVLLIVIIVLAA, from the exons ATGAGCTTCCGGGATCTCGAGGCGGGCCGCCCCTCGGCTTTGAGGCGCAATCGCATCAATGGCAAGCAGGACTCCACTCAAGCCGTCGCCTCCGGGATCTTCCAGATCAACACCGCAGTGTCCACCTTTCAGAGGCTCGTCAACACGCTCGGCACCCCAAAGGACACGCCCGAACTGCGAGAGAAGCT GCACAAGACAAGGCTACATATTGGGCAATTGGTGAAGGATACTTCGGCTAAACTTAAACAAGCAAGTGAAATAGATCATCATGCAGAAGTTAAC GCCAGCAAAAAAGTTGCTGATGCTAAACTTGCAAAAGACTTTCAAGCAGTGCTGAAAGAATTTCAGAAGGCTCAACGTCTGGCAGCTGAGCGGGAAACAGCATACACTGCTTTTTCTCCCCAAGCAATACTTCCTTCCAG CTACACGACCAGTGAGATAGATGCAAGTTCAGATAAGAGTCCAGAACAGCGTGCTCTTCTCGTGGAATCTAGAAG ACAGGAGGTCTTGCTGTTGGACAATGAGATTGCCTTCAATGAGGCTGTGATTGAGGAAAGGGAGCAAGGTATACAAGAAATCCAGAATCAAATTGGTGAAGTGAATGAGATCTTCAAAGATCTTGCCGTGCTGGTTCATGAGCAAGGAGCTATGATTG atgATATTGGCTCCAATATCGAGAGTTCTCAGGCTGCTACTTCGCAAGGGAAATCTCAACTTGTGAAAGCATCGAAGACCCAAAGATCAAATTCATCCCTG GCGTGCTTGCTCTTGGTGATATTTGGGATTGTGCTTCTTATTGTGATCATAGTACTTGCAGCTTAA